A region of Lycium barbarum isolate Lr01 chromosome 3, ASM1917538v2, whole genome shotgun sequence DNA encodes the following proteins:
- the LOC132633511 gene encoding 3-oxoacyl-[acyl-carrier-protein] synthase II, chloroplastic-like translates to MMVSCVASPLCTWLVAACMSVSSDKDQFLKTFQSSKLLGRSARRRKSISKAINDSGMHNFMTCYFGFEPCEEYYNSKGLSSFFAENAFSVFGLKEVPLNRRQRRMRTAANSDKTMAVAVQPAKEATSKKKPLKNRRVVVTGVGVVSPIGHDPDMFYSNLLEGKSGISQIEAFDCSEFPSRIAGEIKEFSTDGWVAPKLSKRADKFMLYMLTAGKKALADAGVTEDILQDLDKARCGVLIGSALGGMKVFHDGIEALQVSYRKMNPFCVPFATTNMGAAMLAIDLGWMGPSYSISTACATSNFCILSAANHIIRGEADMMLCGGSDSAIIPIGLGGFTACGALSQRNSDPTRASRPWDVDSDGFVIGEGSGVLLLEELEHAKKRKAKIYAELLGGSFTSDAYHMIEPHPEGSGVVLCIEKALAQSGVKREDVNYINAHAASTPAADLKEYQAILHCFGKNAELKINSTKSMIGHLLGAAGAVEAIATVKAIQTGWIHPNINLENPDKGLDMDVLVGSKKERLDIKVALSNSFGFGGHNSSILFAPYKNV, encoded by the exons ATGATGGTTTCTTGTGTGGCCTCTCCACTGTGTACATGGCTAGTAGCAGCTTGCATGTCTGTATCAAGCGACAAAGACCAATTTTTGAAAACTTTTCAGTCTTCAAAGTTGCTTGGTAGGTCTGCTAGGAGAAGAAAATCAATTAGCAAGGCTATAAATGATTCTGGAATGCACAATTTCATGACTTGTTACTTTGGTTTTGAGCCGTGTGAGGAGTATTATAATTCCAAGGGATTATCTTCTTTCTTTGCCGAAAATGCTTTTTCTGTTTTTGGGTTAAAGGAGGTGCCATTGAATCGAAGGCAAAGGAGGATGCGTACTGCTGCCAATTCTG ACAAAACCATGGCTGTGGCTGTGCAACCTGCAAAGGAAGCCACGTCAAAGAAGAAACCCCTGAAGAACAGGAGAGTTGTTGTGACTGGGGTCGGTGTAGTATCACCAATTGGTCATGATCCAGACATGTTTTACAGTAATCTTCTTGAAGGCAAAAGTGGCATAAGTCAGATTGAGGCATTCGACTGTTCTGAATTTCCCAGT AGAATTGCTGGGGAAATCAAGGAATTTTCGACTGATGGGTGGGTTGCACCCAAACTTTCGAAAAGAGCAGATAAGTTCATGCTGTATATGCTTACTGCTGGAAAGAAAGCTTTGGCAGATGCTGGGGTCACAGAAGATATATTGCAGGACTTGGATAAGGCTAGATGTGGAGTCCTAATTGGCTCTGCCCTTGGGGGAATGAAG GTCTTCCATGATGGCATTGAGGCTTTACAGGTTTCGTACAGAAAGATGAATCCTTTCTGTGTACCTTTTGCAACAACCAATATGGGAGCCGCTATGCTTGCAATAGATTTG GGTTGGATGGGTCCAAGCTACTCAATCTCCACTGCATGTGCAACAAGCAACTTCTGTATATTAAGTGCTGCAAATCATATAATTAGAGGTGAAGCA GATATGATGCTTTGTGGGGGCTCAGACTCGGCAATTATTCCTATAG GTTTGGGAGGTTTCACTGCTTGTGGAGCCCTGTCGCAGAGGAATAGTGATCCAACAAGGGCTTCACGACCTTGGGATGTG GACAGTGATGGATTTGTGATTGGGGAAGGATCGGGTGTCCTACTCTTAGAAGAACTAGAACATGCAAAG AAGAGAAAGGCTAAAATATATGCCGAGCTTTTGGGTGGAAGCTTCACTAGTGATGCTTATCACATGATAGAGCCACATCCAGAAG GAAGTGGAGTTGTTCTCTGCATAGAAAAAGCCTTGGCTCAATCTGGGGTGAAGCGTGAAGATGTCAACTATATAAATGCTCATGCTGCATCAACCCCAGCTGCTGACCTGAAAGAATACCAGGCCATTCTTCATTGTTTTGGAAAGAACGCTGAA CTTAAAATAAATTCAACGAAGTCCATGATTGGTCATCTCCTTGGGGCTGCTGGTGCAGTGGAAGCCATTGCTACAGTTAAG GCCATACAGACAGGATGGATCCATCCAAACATCAATCTTGAGAACCCTGACAAAGGCTTG GATATGGATGTGCTGGTGGGCTCTAAGAAGGAGCGCTTGGATATCAAAGTTGCGCTCTCTAACTCATTTGGTTTTGGAGGACACAACTCGTCTATTCTATTTGCGCCTTATAAGAATGTCTAG